The following are encoded in a window of Lacinutrix sp. WUR7 genomic DNA:
- a CDS encoding T9SS type A sorting domain-containing protein → MKRKLLFFSIFLYTLTSIKAQTSNVIITVDWPQWSTENKVELYNANGTLATGDDTLITPIIDNGYDGSGAAANPYNTSETYSDLTNNANSPEGTGYYVIVYDTYGDGWNGNGSMSITVDGVSVLNFDGSFSTSGTNVEITETLNFAVEDPIPLAPGVSEFDGSGNNYIEYIHGNLPIIISAPHGGTITSGSLPNRTCGTDEPDDNTGILIRAIQDEIFAQTGGYAHVIINNLNRIKLDPNREVDESTCYGTNTNNTDETDTTEALYYWNAWHKFIDDASTVVEANYEKGLYIDLHGQSHTTPRIEIGYRVSRNDLLNNNLTSANSNYNNIVSGSSINNLVSNNLGGLDLEELVRGPNSLGALFHNAPGTYYASQNYPNCSRNGTNGYRATPSNFNGGAGECNDTAPNNSNYFSGFYYNNERHGSANITVDDGSNPGGTGSNITSSGNIDGIMTEVNRRVRDVGSTLEPFAIDYANVVLNYIDIHYNDFTIFNYGAATYDITDTDPSPTIDGVSNGIFTSTIGLTIDTNTGEIDASNSLVGAYTITYSFGPTSTTYPNGYYSTTRNVEITDNTLSTETIEREYLLFVYPNPTEDYIYFKASKKISEVLIYNTIGQIIGKHIFNKTIGKIDVSSLHTGLYIVQFLDDNKSKVLTKQIVKK, encoded by the coding sequence ATGAAAAGAAAATTACTGTTTTTCAGCATATTCTTGTACACCTTAACATCTATAAAAGCACAGACATCTAATGTTATTATAACAGTAGATTGGCCACAATGGTCTACAGAAAACAAAGTAGAATTATATAACGCAAATGGCACATTAGCTACTGGAGATGACACGCTTATAACTCCAATTATTGATAATGGCTATGATGGATCCGGAGCTGCTGCAAATCCATATAATACTTCAGAAACATATTCTGACCTAACTAATAATGCAAATTCCCCAGAAGGAACTGGTTATTATGTAATAGTATATGACACTTATGGAGATGGTTGGAATGGTAATGGAAGCATGTCTATTACTGTAGATGGTGTATCCGTTTTAAACTTTGATGGTAGTTTTAGTACTAGTGGCACTAATGTAGAAATAACAGAAACATTAAATTTTGCTGTTGAAGATCCTATTCCTCTTGCTCCTGGAGTTTCAGAATTTGATGGTAGCGGAAACAATTATATAGAATACATTCATGGTAACTTACCAATAATAATTTCGGCTCCTCATGGCGGAACCATTACTTCTGGATCCTTACCAAACAGAACTTGTGGTACAGATGAACCAGATGACAATACCGGAATTTTAATTAGAGCGATACAAGATGAGATTTTTGCTCAAACAGGAGGTTATGCACATGTTATAATAAATAACTTGAATAGAATTAAATTAGACCCAAATAGAGAAGTTGATGAATCGACCTGCTATGGTACAAATACTAATAATACGGATGAAACAGATACTACAGAAGCTTTATACTATTGGAATGCATGGCACAAATTTATTGATGATGCAAGTACAGTAGTTGAAGCTAATTACGAAAAAGGACTTTATATAGATTTACATGGTCAGAGTCATACTACACCAAGAATTGAAATTGGTTATCGCGTTTCAAGAAATGATTTACTGAATAACAACTTAACGTCTGCAAATTCAAATTACAACAATATTGTATCTGGATCTTCTATTAATAATTTGGTTAGTAATAACCTAGGCGGATTAGATCTTGAAGAGTTAGTTAGAGGTCCTAATAGCTTAGGTGCTTTATTTCACAATGCACCAGGTACTTATTATGCAAGTCAGAACTACCCAAATTGCAGCAGAAATGGAACCAATGGGTATAGAGCTACTCCTAGTAATTTTAACGGCGGAGCTGGAGAATGTAACGACACAGCTCCTAATAATAGTAATTATTTTAGTGGTTTCTATTACAATAACGAAAGACATGGCTCTGCAAATATCACAGTAGATGATGGTAGTAATCCTGGAGGAACCGGTAGTAATATCACATCATCTGGAAATATTGATGGTATTATGACCGAAGTAAATAGACGTGTTAGAGATGTTGGAAGCACCCTTGAACCATTTGCCATTGATTATGCAAATGTAGTATTAAACTATATAGACATTCATTATAACGATTTTACCATTTTTAATTATGGAGCTGCCACATATGATATAACAGATACAGACCCGTCACCAACAATAGATGGAGTTTCTAATGGAATATTTACTAGCACAATAGGATTAACTATAGATACAAATACAGGAGAAATAGATGCATCCAATTCATTAGTTGGCGCATATACCATTACCTATTCTTTTGGTCCAACATCTACCACCTACCCAAATGGATATTATAGTACAACAAGAAACGTTGAAATTACAGACAATACATTAAGTACAGAAACAATAGAAAGGGAATACCTATTATTTGTGTACCCAAATCCAACAGAAGATTATATATACTTTAAAGCTTCTAAAAAAATATCAGAAGTACTAATTTATAATACTATCGGGCAAATCATTGGAAAGCACATTTTTAATAAAACCATAGGAAAAATAGATGTTTCTAGTTTACATACTGGATTATATATCGTTCAGTTTTTAGATGACAATAAAAGTAAAGTGTTAACCAAACAAATAGTGAAGAAGTAA
- a CDS encoding START-like domain-containing protein: protein MDDKVKYELEFPIHASPQLLYQYISTPSGLSEWYAENVNSRGEFFKFIWDGSEEEAKLLSKKSGERIKFKWLDDEDSSTYFEIRIQVDEITKDVSIMITDFADEDEVEESKMLWENQISDLKQVLGSA, encoded by the coding sequence ATGGACGACAAAGTTAAATACGAATTAGAATTCCCTATACATGCTTCACCGCAATTACTATATCAATATATTTCTACGCCTTCAGGTTTATCAGAATGGTATGCTGAAAATGTAAATTCTCGTGGAGAGTTTTTTAAATTTATTTGGGATGGTTCAGAAGAAGAAGCTAAATTATTAAGTAAAAAGAGTGGAGAACGCATTAAATTTAAATGGTTAGATGATGAAGATAGCTCTACTTATTTTGAAATTAGAATTCAAGTAGACGAAATAACTAAAGATGTCTCTATCATGATTACAGATTTTGCTGATGAAGATGAGGTGGAAGAATCTAAAATGCTTTGGGAAAATCAAATTTCAGATTTAAAGCAAGTATTAGGTTCTGCTTAA
- a CDS encoding aminotransferase class IV: MINFNGNITSETNIISFNNRGFNYGDAIFETIKCSHGKLLFFEDHYFRLMASMRIMRMEIPMNFTMEFLEEQILDTLKANDLSNVSARVKFIVNRVAGGLYLPKHNEVDYVISAAKLDADFYLIHSEKYEVDLFKDYYVSPSLLSTLKTNNKALHVVGSIYANENKLDNCLLLNTNKSVVEGLNGNLFLVKGKTIKTPPLTDGCLKGIMRKQIIEIIALMPELTLEEVSISPFELQKADELFITNVITGIQSITKYRKKAFNNTIAEDLVKKLNVKIRLSN, encoded by the coding sequence ATGATAAATTTTAATGGAAATATTACTAGCGAAACAAATATAATTTCGTTTAACAATAGAGGCTTTAATTATGGTGATGCTATATTTGAAACCATAAAATGCTCGCATGGAAAACTATTGTTTTTTGAAGATCACTACTTTAGACTAATGGCTTCTATGCGTATCATGCGTATGGAAATACCCATGAATTTTACTATGGAGTTTTTAGAAGAACAAATTTTAGATACCTTAAAGGCGAATGATTTATCTAATGTTTCAGCCAGAGTTAAGTTTATAGTAAATAGAGTAGCAGGTGGTTTATATTTACCAAAGCATAATGAAGTAGATTATGTAATTAGTGCTGCAAAATTAGATGCCGATTTTTATTTGATACATTCTGAAAAATATGAAGTAGACTTATTTAAAGATTACTATGTATCACCAAGTTTATTATCTACACTAAAAACAAATAATAAAGCATTGCACGTTGTAGGAAGTATTTATGCTAACGAAAATAAATTAGACAACTGTTTACTTTTAAATACCAATAAGAGCGTTGTAGAAGGTTTAAATGGAAACCTATTTTTAGTAAAAGGAAAGACAATTAAAACACCTCCTTTAACAGATGGTTGCTTAAAAGGAATTATGCGTAAACAAATTATAGAAATTATTGCGCTAATGCCAGAATTAACTTTAGAGGAAGTTTCTATTTCTCCTTTTGAATTACAAAAAGCAGACGAATTATTTATAACAAATGTGATCACAGGAATACAGTCTATAACCAAATACAGAAAGAAAGCATTTAATAATACAATAGCAGAAGATTTAGTAAAGAAACTAAATGTAAAAATAAGATTATCTAATTAA
- a CDS encoding YqgE/AlgH family protein — MISIKPKKGNLLIAEPSIIGDMSFNRSIVLLADHNTDGSIGFILNKPLDYTIKDLIPEIEADFKVYNGGPVEQDNLYFIHKVPELIPDSIEISLGIFWGGDFNKVAELIAENKLNEKHIRFFLGYSGWQANQLDEELKSNSWVVTENIYKNEIIAKNCEAFWREKMLEFGGEYSIWSNSPENPSLN; from the coding sequence ATGATTTCAATCAAACCAAAAAAAGGCAATTTACTCATTGCTGAACCTTCTATTATTGGAGATATGTCCTTTAATAGATCTATTGTTTTACTAGCAGATCACAATACAGATGGTTCTATTGGTTTTATTTTAAATAAACCATTAGACTATACCATAAAAGATCTTATCCCAGAAATTGAAGCAGATTTTAAAGTGTATAATGGTGGACCTGTGGAGCAGGACAACCTGTATTTTATTCATAAAGTACCAGAACTAATACCAGATAGTATAGAAATATCTTTAGGTATTTTTTGGGGCGGAGACTTTAACAAAGTTGCAGAACTTATTGCGGAAAACAAATTAAATGAAAAGCATATAAGATTCTTTTTAGGCTATTCTGGCTGGCAAGCTAACCAACTAGATGAAGAACTTAAATCAAACTCTTGGGTAGTTACAGAAAACATATACAAAAATGAAATTATAGCAAAAAACTGTGAAGCCTTCTGGAGAGAAAAAATGTTAGAGTTTGGTGGTGAATACAGTATCTGGTCTAATTCACCAGAAAACCCAAGCCTTAATTAG
- a CDS encoding HU family DNA-binding protein, with amino-acid sequence MNKTDLIDAMAEHAGITKAASKKALECALIEIEGALQKGNRVSLVGFGSWSVSKRAARDGRNPQTGETIKIKAKNVVKFKAGSDLSSAVN; translated from the coding sequence ATGAACAAAACAGATTTAATCGATGCAATGGCAGAACACGCAGGAATTACTAAAGCAGCTTCAAAGAAAGCTTTAGAATGTGCGTTAATAGAAATTGAAGGTGCTTTACAAAAAGGAAACAGAGTTTCTTTAGTAGGATTTGGATCTTGGTCAGTATCTAAAAGAGCTGCAAGAGATGGAAGAAATCCTCAAACAGGAGAAACTATAAAAATTAAAGCTAAAAACGTTGTTAAGTTTAAAGCAGGTTCAGATTTATCTAGCGCTGTAAACTAA
- the fmt gene encoding methionyl-tRNA formyltransferase has product MRNLRIVFMGTPDFAVATLQTLVENKYNIVGVITAPDKPAGRGRKLNESAVKEYAKSQGLHIMQPTNLKAESFTEELAALKANLQIVVAFRMLPKVVWQMPEYGTFNLHASLLPNYRGAAPINWAVINGEPKTGVSTFFIDEKIDTGAMILQEEVTIEENENAGSLHDKLMCLGSDLVLKTVSLIAEGDVKTTPQPENAVMKTAYKLNKDNCKIDFNDTLDNIYNKVRGLSPYPAAWCILQNNEEALDIKIYAAEKEIEAHDFEIGKVITTKKEIKVSVKEGYLIVKEIKLPGKRKMDAKSLLNGYNFDENAKML; this is encoded by the coding sequence ATGAGAAATTTAAGAATAGTATTTATGGGAACTCCAGACTTTGCAGTTGCCACATTACAAACATTAGTAGAAAACAAGTACAATATTGTTGGTGTTATTACTGCTCCTGACAAACCTGCTGGTCGAGGTAGAAAACTAAACGAATCTGCAGTAAAAGAATATGCCAAATCTCAAGGCTTGCATATTATGCAACCAACCAACCTAAAAGCAGAAAGCTTTACAGAAGAACTTGCAGCATTAAAAGCCAATTTACAAATTGTAGTTGCTTTTAGAATGTTACCAAAAGTAGTTTGGCAAATGCCAGAATATGGTACTTTTAATTTACATGCTTCTTTATTACCAAACTATCGTGGTGCGGCACCAATAAACTGGGCGGTTATTAATGGGGAACCAAAAACAGGTGTATCGACTTTCTTTATAGACGAAAAAATTGACACTGGCGCAATGATTTTACAAGAAGAAGTTACTATTGAAGAAAATGAAAACGCTGGAAGTCTACATGACAAATTAATGTGCTTAGGAAGCGATTTAGTTTTAAAAACTGTTTCCCTTATTGCTGAAGGAGATGTAAAAACAACACCGCAGCCAGAAAATGCTGTTATGAAAACAGCTTACAAACTAAACAAAGACAACTGTAAGATTGATTTTAACGACACTTTAGACAATATATATAATAAGGTAAGAGGATTAAGTCCGTATCCTGCTGCTTGGTGTATTTTACAAAACAATGAAGAAGCATTAGATATTAAGATTTATGCTGCCGAAAAAGAAATAGAAGCACACGATTTTGAAATAGGAAAAGTAATAACAACCAAAAAAGAGATAAAGGTTTCTGTTAAAGAAGGTTACTTAATTGTAAAAGAAATTAAGCTTCCTGGAAAACGAAAAATGGATGCAAAGTCACTTTTAAACGGTTATAATTTTGATGAAAACGCAAAAATGCTGTAA
- a CDS encoding ATP-dependent DNA helicase RecQ, with protein MQNAINILERYWNFTSFRPFQEDIINAVIAGEDVMALMPTGGGKSLCFQIPALAKDGICIVVSPLVALMKDQVQTLTEKGIKAIALTSGIHYKELDALLDNCIYGNYKFLYLSPERLQQELVQDRIKQMNVNLIAVDEAHCISQWGNDFRPSYKNIELLRQIKPSANCIALTASATPLVVDDIIKELDFISPKIFKQSFARPNVAYMVFHEDDKYYKMESILKKQNAPSIIYVRNRKSTVEICNMLAKQNISATYYHGGLSNAEKDKHLNNWLQNKKQVMVATNAFGMGIDKPDVKTVIHLNLPESIESYFQEAGRAGRNGEKAFAVILKNNSDEALVKKQFLDGLPTVDFVKVVYRKLCNYFQISYGEGVDTTHQFNFNQFCKTYKFNTILCYNAIQFLDRTSVISLSKQFNRQTQVQFIISNNSLFGYLKNNNHLSLVVKSILRTYGGIFDQEIKLNTTLVADKAAVNENIVLKVLAQLEKDEIITLNTSKTDAEITFLEPREDDKTINVIANILKQQNALKQKQVAAILSYVKKEDLCKSIQLLSYFGEKDLKPCGICSVCITQKKPEVTDTKKIKNAIISLLENGDLSSRAILQELPFSEKEMNNMIQLLLEHHIIMITKTNTYKLAHL; from the coding sequence ATGCAAAATGCAATAAACATATTAGAACGTTATTGGAACTTTACAAGTTTTAGACCTTTTCAAGAAGACATCATAAATGCGGTAATAGCAGGAGAAGATGTTATGGCATTAATGCCAACTGGAGGAGGTAAATCTTTATGTTTTCAAATTCCTGCACTTGCTAAAGACGGTATTTGTATTGTAGTTTCCCCTTTGGTTGCCTTAATGAAAGACCAAGTACAAACGCTTACCGAAAAAGGTATTAAAGCTATTGCGCTTACTAGCGGAATACATTATAAAGAACTAGACGCCCTTTTAGACAATTGTATTTATGGTAATTATAAGTTTCTATATCTATCGCCAGAACGTTTACAACAAGAACTAGTTCAAGACCGAATAAAACAAATGAATGTAAACCTTATTGCTGTAGATGAAGCACATTGCATTTCACAATGGGGAAATGATTTTAGACCATCTTACAAAAACATAGAATTACTAAGGCAAATAAAACCAAGCGCTAATTGTATTGCACTTACCGCATCTGCAACTCCTTTAGTAGTAGATGATATTATAAAAGAACTCGATTTTATTAGTCCTAAAATATTTAAACAATCTTTTGCTAGACCAAATGTAGCTTATATGGTTTTTCATGAAGATGATAAATATTATAAAATGGAAAGCATTTTAAAAAAACAAAATGCACCTTCCATTATTTATGTTAGAAATAGAAAATCTACTGTAGAGATTTGTAATATGTTGGCCAAACAAAACATAAGCGCAACGTATTATCATGGCGGACTTAGTAATGCCGAAAAAGACAAGCACCTCAACAACTGGTTACAAAACAAAAAACAAGTAATGGTTGCTACCAATGCATTTGGAATGGGAATTGATAAACCAGATGTAAAAACTGTTATTCATCTAAACCTACCCGAAAGTATAGAAAGCTATTTTCAAGAAGCCGGTCGTGCAGGAAGAAATGGTGAAAAAGCTTTTGCTGTAATTTTAAAAAATAATAGCGATGAAGCTTTAGTTAAAAAACAGTTTCTAGATGGATTACCTACCGTAGACTTTGTAAAAGTGGTATACAGAAAGCTCTGTAATTACTTTCAAATATCTTATGGAGAAGGTGTGGATACCACACATCAATTTAATTTTAATCAATTTTGTAAAACCTATAAATTCAACACCATTTTATGCTATAATGCTATTCAGTTTTTAGATAGAACAAGTGTCATTAGTTTATCGAAACAGTTTAATAGGCAAACGCAGGTGCAATTTATAATTAGTAACAATAGTTTGTTTGGCTATTTAAAAAACAACAACCATTTAAGTCTTGTGGTAAAATCCATTTTAAGAACTTATGGTGGCATTTTTGATCAAGAAATAAAATTAAACACCACATTAGTAGCAGATAAAGCTGCGGTGAATGAAAACATTGTATTAAAGGTTTTAGCGCAATTAGAAAAAGATGAAATAATTACACTAAATACTTCTAAAACCGATGCTGAAATTACTTTTCTTGAACCTAGAGAAGACGATAAAACCATTAATGTAATTGCAAATATTTTAAAACAACAAAATGCATTAAAGCAAAAACAAGTAGCTGCTATTTTAAGCTATGTTAAAAAGGAAGATCTTTGTAAAAGCATACAACTACTCTCCTATTTTGGGGAGAAAGATTTAAAACCTTGTGGTATTTGCTCGGTCTGTATTACACAGAAAAAACCAGAAGTAACAGACACAAAGAAAATTAAAAACGCTATTATTAGCTTATTGGAAAACGGCGATTTATCCTCAAGAGCGATTTTACAAGAATTGCCCTTTTCTGAAAAAGAAATGAATAATATGATTCAATTATTATTAGAGCATCATATTATTATGATTACAAAAACAAACACCTACAAATTAGCACATTTATAA
- a CDS encoding AAA family ATPase, which yields MNTKKIIITGGPGTGKTSIINELTKRGYNCIEEISRQITLKAREDGIEQLFLTEPLLFSELLLKGRKQQFLEADALNEDFIFLDRGIPDVLAYMDFIGDDYPEDFTNACKENLYDHVFILAPWQEIFSSDSERYENFEQAIEIHKHLLNTYKTYNYSLLDVPFGSVESRADFILDVVKAL from the coding sequence TTGAACACGAAAAAAATTATTATAACTGGAGGACCAGGAACAGGAAAGACTTCTATAATTAATGAGCTTACTAAAAGAGGCTATAATTGTATTGAAGAAATATCTAGACAAATCACCTTAAAAGCCCGTGAAGATGGAATTGAACAACTATTTTTAACAGAACCGCTTTTATTTAGTGAATTACTTTTAAAAGGAAGAAAACAACAGTTTCTGGAAGCTGATGCCCTTAATGAGGACTTTATATTTCTAGATAGAGGTATTCCTGACGTTTTGGCTTATATGGACTTTATAGGCGATGACTATCCAGAAGATTTTACTAACGCATGTAAAGAAAACCTGTACGACCATGTATTTATTTTAGCGCCATGGCAAGAAATATTTAGTAGTGATAGTGAACGTTACGAAAATTTTGAACAAGCTATCGAAATACACAAACACTTATTAAACACCTATAAAACATATAATTATAGTTTACTTGATGTACCTTTTGGTTCTGTAGAAAGTAGAGCTGATTTTATATTAGACGTGGTAAAAGCATTATAA
- a CDS encoding DUF493 family protein: MSEKQNPEEFYIKLKAQLLDTETWPSKYLYKFIVKSDLHKIAEIEALFNNIGAVINTIESKNGKYTSISVHVLMQDPDAVIIKYKEVAENVEGVISL, encoded by the coding sequence ATGAGCGAAAAACAAAATCCAGAAGAATTTTATATAAAATTAAAGGCACAATTACTTGATACGGAAACCTGGCCTTCCAAATATTTATATAAATTTATTGTGAAGTCCGACTTGCATAAAATAGCCGAAATAGAGGCGTTATTTAACAATATTGGTGCAGTTATTAATACTATAGAATCCAAAAACGGAAAATACACTAGTATTTCTGTTCACGTATTAATGCAAGATCCAGATGCCGTAATAATTAAATATAAAGAAGTTGCAGAAAATGTAGAAGGAGTTATTAGCCTTTAA
- a CDS encoding DUF4290 domain-containing protein: protein MIDILEYNTEREHLIIPEYGRHMQKMITHAKTRETKEERNKIVKAIISVMGNMQPHLRDVPDFQHKLWDQLFIMADFDIDVDSPYPKPSREELYARPETLEYPQNFPKYRFYGNNIKTMIDVANTWEEGELKEALVYTIANHMKKCFLNWNKDTVEDYIIFNHLFELSDGKINLKESNEDLSDSTSLMRTKKKYANTNSKKTNYKKTNNNQNRNRKRY from the coding sequence TTGATAGATATTTTAGAATACAATACCGAGCGTGAACATTTGATTATACCTGAATATGGAAGACATATGCAGAAAATGATTACGCATGCTAAAACACGAGAAACTAAAGAAGAACGCAATAAGATAGTAAAAGCCATTATATCTGTAATGGGTAACATGCAACCACATTTGCGTGATGTACCAGATTTTCAACATAAACTTTGGGATCAGCTTTTTATTATGGCAGATTTTGACATTGATGTAGATTCTCCATACCCAAAACCTTCTCGTGAAGAATTATACGCAAGGCCTGAAACTTTAGAGTATCCTCAAAATTTTCCAAAATATAGGTTTTATGGTAATAATATAAAAACCATGATTGATGTAGCAAACACTTGGGAAGAAGGGGAATTGAAAGAAGCTTTAGTATATACTATTGCTAATCACATGAAAAAGTGTTTTCTAAATTGGAATAAAGATACCGTAGAAGATTATATTATTTTTAATCATTTATTCGAATTATCTGATGGGAAAATTAACTTAAAAGAATCTAATGAAGATTTATCAGATTCTACAAGTTTAATGCGAACTAAAAAGAAATATGCGAATACTAATTCGAAGAAAACGAATTATAAAAAGACTAATAATAATCAAAACAGAAACAGAAAACGCTACTAG